The proteins below come from a single Oscillospiraceae bacterium genomic window:
- a CDS encoding glycosyltransferase family 2 protein: protein MNDRTCPILYIVIPCYNEQEVLPITAPMFLQKLTDLTTAGKISPDSRVLFVNDGSKDRTWEIINELAARDAHYVGICQSRNRGHQNAVLAGLMEAKSRCDITISIDCDGQDDINAMDGMVDAYRDGCDVVYGVRSKRDTDTFFKRFTAESFYKLLNAMGAEVVFNHADYRLLSSRVLEEFAKFREVNLFLRGMVPLVGFKSTCVTYERHERIAGESHYPLSKMLALAFDGITSLSTKPIRFITGFGVFVALVSFIGVLWAVIEAALGLTVSGWASMTSIICFVSGVQLICLGVIGEYIGKIYLETKHRPRYIISEATPNFGEIKEDAQ from the coding sequence ATGAATGACCGCACCTGTCCCATCCTGTATATCGTCATCCCCTGCTACAATGAGCAGGAGGTTCTGCCCATCACCGCGCCGATGTTCCTGCAAAAGCTCACCGATCTGACCACTGCAGGCAAGATCAGCCCTGACAGCCGGGTCCTGTTTGTAAATGACGGCTCCAAGGACCGCACATGGGAGATCATCAACGAGCTGGCCGCGCGCGATGCGCACTATGTCGGCATCTGCCAGAGCCGCAACCGCGGCCACCAGAACGCCGTGCTGGCCGGGCTGATGGAGGCCAAGAGCCGCTGCGACATCACCATCTCCATCGACTGTGACGGTCAGGACGACATCAACGCCATGGACGGCATGGTGGACGCCTACCGTGACGGCTGTGATGTTGTGTACGGTGTGCGCAGCAAACGGGACACCGACACCTTTTTCAAGCGCTTTACCGCCGAAAGCTTCTATAAGCTGCTGAACGCCATGGGGGCCGAGGTCGTATTCAACCATGCGGACTATCGCCTGCTGAGCAGCCGCGTGCTGGAGGAGTTTGCCAAGTTCCGGGAGGTCAACCTGTTTTTGCGCGGCATGGTGCCGCTGGTCGGCTTTAAATCCACCTGCGTGACCTACGAACGCCACGAGCGCATTGCAGGCGAAAGCCACTATCCGCTCTCCAAAATGCTGGCATTGGCCTTTGATGGCATCACCAGCCTGTCCACAAAGCCGATCCGCTTCATTACAGGCTTCGGCGTTTTTGTGGCATTGGTCAGCTTCATCGGCGTGCTGTGGGCTGTCATCGAGGCCGCGCTGGGGCTTACCGTCTCCGGCTGGGCGTCTATGACCAGCATCATCTGCTTTGTATCGGGCGTACAGCTTATCTGTCTGGGTGTCATCGGGGAGTATATCGGCAAGATCTATCTGGAAACAAAGCATCGCCCGCGCTACATCATCAGCGAAGCAACGCCGAATTTCGGCGAGATCAAGGAGGACGCACAATGA
- a CDS encoding flavin reductase family protein, giving the protein MSRQVWKGSTLLNPEPPVLVSCGSPEKPNLITVGWTGTICTQPPMLSISVRPERYSHHLIKESGEFVVNLPTESLVRAIDWCGVKSGRDVDKFAAMHLTAAPAAKVGTVLVEESPVNLECKVTQVIPLGSHDLFLAECVAVDVDERLLDESGKLCLNKAKLIVYSHGDYLALGRKLGSFGYSVRKKKKAIKK; this is encoded by the coding sequence ATGAGCCGTCAGGTATGGAAGGGGTCTACCCTGCTGAACCCGGAGCCGCCGGTGCTGGTCAGCTGCGGCAGCCCCGAAAAGCCGAACTTGATCACCGTGGGCTGGACAGGCACAATCTGCACCCAGCCGCCCATGCTGTCCATCAGCGTGCGGCCCGAGCGGTACAGCCACCATTTAATTAAGGAGAGCGGCGAGTTCGTTGTGAACCTGCCCACCGAGAGTCTTGTCCGGGCCATCGACTGGTGCGGCGTCAAGAGCGGCCGCGATGTGGATAAGTTCGCCGCCATGCACCTTACCGCTGCGCCTGCCGCCAAGGTCGGCACCGTGCTTGTCGAGGAAAGCCCCGTAAACCTTGAGTGCAAGGTCACACAGGTCATTCCGCTGGGCAGCCACGACCTGTTTTTGGCCGAATGTGTGGCCGTGGATGTCGATGAGCGGCTGCTTGATGAGAGCGGCAAACTCTGCCTGAACAAGGCGAAGCTCATTGTGTACAGCCACGGCGATTATCTGGCGCTGGGCCGCAAGCTGGGCAGCTTTGGGTACAGTGTGCGAAAGAAGAAAAAGGCGATCAAAAAATAA